A genomic window from Thermosinus carboxydivorans Nor1 includes:
- a CDS encoding glycogen/starch/alpha-glucan phosphorylase has protein sequence MAPTANCIFTRPSADKAMLRQQFIDRLAALYGKTLDEASELDIYNVIASMVREEINRRWAVTNRYYKERKVKQVYYFSMEFLIGRLLTANMLNLGIYGLYKEALAELGVDIDRIEQQEQDAGLGNGGLGRLAACFLDSLACMNYAGHGCGIRYKYGLFEQKIIDGHQFELPDNWLKEGYPWEVRKADKAVTVRFGGQVRLEESGGRLVAVHENYEAVKAVPYDIPVVGCNNKTVNTLRLWSAETDKPDFDFSTFSRGNYLKAMEYKYAVEAISQILYPDDTYQEGRLLRLKQQYFLVSAGLQSIVRRYKKLGENLHFLPDYVAIHINDTHPALVVPELMRILMDEEGLGWDEAWRITTGCVFYTNHTVMPEALEKWPTDMLRSLLPRIYMIIEEINERFCRELWRSYPGDWERIRRMAVIADNMVHMANLAVVGSASVNGVAKIHTEILKKDVFKLFYEYCPHKFNNKTNGVTHRRWLAKANPLLARLLDETIGPAWLNHPEDLVFLHPYASDPAFQARFAKVKQFNKERLAAYIQDRLGLAIDPCSIFDIQVKRIHAYKRQLLNILHILHLYDRLTAQPDLDIVPRTFIFAGKAAPGYYFAKRIIKLINDVAALVNSDKRICDKLKVVFLENYNVSLAELIIPAADLSEQISTASREASGTGNMKFMMNGAITIGTLDGANIEIKEAVGDDNIIIFGLTAGEVLNYYKNGGYNAWQEYHGDKRVKAVLDRLLTWEDSRLIYDTVLNNNDEFFVLKDFSTYIEAQERAAKYYQDSGKWWNMAIHNVAYAGYFSSDRTIAEYAIGLWRLNRAVIVDSGGQ, from the coding sequence ATGGCGCCGACGGCAAATTGCATATTCACTCGACCGTCTGCGGACAAGGCGATGCTTCGGCAGCAATTTATCGACCGCCTTGCCGCCCTCTATGGAAAAACATTGGACGAAGCCAGTGAACTTGATATTTACAATGTCATTGCTAGCATGGTGCGCGAAGAAATCAACCGCCGCTGGGCAGTGACCAACCGTTACTACAAAGAACGCAAAGTCAAACAGGTTTATTATTTTAGCATGGAGTTTTTAATTGGCCGCCTGCTGACCGCCAACATGTTAAATCTCGGCATTTATGGTCTGTACAAGGAAGCGCTGGCCGAACTCGGCGTTGATATCGACCGTATCGAACAACAGGAACAGGACGCGGGGCTGGGCAACGGCGGATTAGGCAGGCTGGCGGCATGCTTTTTGGATTCGCTCGCCTGCATGAACTACGCCGGTCACGGGTGCGGCATTCGCTACAAATATGGGCTGTTTGAACAAAAAATTATTGACGGTCACCAGTTTGAACTGCCCGACAACTGGCTGAAAGAGGGCTACCCCTGGGAAGTGCGCAAAGCTGACAAAGCGGTCACCGTACGCTTCGGCGGCCAAGTCCGCCTGGAAGAAAGCGGCGGACGGCTTGTTGCCGTACACGAAAACTACGAAGCGGTTAAGGCCGTGCCCTACGACATCCCGGTGGTGGGCTGCAACAACAAAACAGTGAACACCCTGCGGCTGTGGAGCGCCGAAACCGATAAACCCGATTTTGACTTTTCCACTTTTAGCCGTGGCAATTATTTAAAAGCCATGGAATATAAATACGCCGTTGAAGCCATTTCCCAAATCCTTTATCCTGACGACACCTACCAAGAAGGCCGCCTGCTCAGGCTCAAACAGCAATATTTCCTAGTCTCCGCCGGTCTGCAAAGCATCGTGCGACGCTATAAGAAGCTGGGCGAAAACTTGCACTTTTTGCCCGACTATGTCGCCATCCACATCAACGACACCCACCCGGCGCTAGTCGTGCCTGAACTTATGCGCATCCTCATGGATGAGGAAGGTCTCGGCTGGGACGAAGCTTGGCGCATTACCACGGGCTGCGTGTTTTACACCAACCACACTGTTATGCCGGAGGCGCTGGAAAAATGGCCTACGGATATGCTGCGTTCGCTGCTGCCGCGCATTTACATGATTATCGAGGAAATAAACGAGCGCTTTTGCCGCGAACTGTGGCGCAGCTATCCAGGCGACTGGGAACGGATCCGCCGCATGGCAGTCATCGCCGACAATATGGTGCATATGGCCAATCTTGCCGTTGTCGGCAGCGCCAGCGTCAACGGCGTGGCCAAAATTCACACCGAGATCCTCAAAAAAGACGTGTTTAAACTCTTTTATGAATATTGTCCTCATAAGTTCAACAACAAAACCAACGGCGTAACCCACCGGCGCTGGCTGGCCAAAGCCAATCCGCTTTTGGCGCGGCTGCTTGACGAAACCATCGGTCCTGCCTGGCTCAACCATCCCGAGGATTTAGTATTTCTCCATCCGTATGCATCCGACCCTGCCTTTCAGGCCAGGTTCGCCAAGGTCAAACAGTTCAACAAAGAACGGCTCGCTGCATATATCCAAGACCGGTTAGGCTTGGCGATCGACCCCTGTTCAATTTTCGACATCCAAGTCAAACGCATTCACGCTTATAAACGCCAGCTGCTCAATATATTGCACATTCTTCACTTGTATGACCGTCTGACCGCGCAACCGGATCTTGATATAGTGCCGCGCACCTTTATCTTCGCCGGCAAGGCCGCGCCCGGCTACTATTTCGCCAAGCGCATCATCAAGCTTATCAACGATGTGGCCGCGCTGGTCAACAGCGACAAGCGGATTTGCGACAAGCTCAAAGTCGTCTTTCTGGAAAACTACAATGTATCGCTAGCTGAGCTAATTATCCCTGCCGCCGACCTTAGCGAGCAAATTTCCACGGCCAGCCGTGAAGCCTCGGGTACCGGCAACATGAAGTTCATGATGAACGGCGCCATAACCATCGGCACGCTGGACGGCGCCAACATCGAGATTAAAGAGGCGGTCGGCGACGACAACATTATCATCTTTGGCCTGACGGCCGGCGAAGTACTAAACTACTACAAAAACGGCGGCTACAACGCCTGGCAGGAGTATCATGGCGACAAGCGCGTAAAAGCGGTGCTAGACAGACTGCTTACCTGGGAAGATTCGCGGCTAATATACGACACTGTGCTCAA
- a CDS encoding amino acid ABC transporter substrate-binding protein gives MRKLVKSLLVLLLVGLLVAGCGGATKKKIVVGLDDNFPPMGFRDDKNNIVGFDVDMAKEAAKRLGMEVEFKPIDWNSKEAELNGKRVDVLWNGLTITEKRKENIAFTKPYMENRQIIVVNANSPIKSKADLAGKVVGVQDGSSSVEAVEKDAAALKSFKELKKYPDNVAALMDLKAGRLDAVVVDEIVGRYYIAKKPGEYAILADNFGSEEYGVGLRKDDKELLDKLQKVLDEMKKDGTAAKISKQWFGADIVK, from the coding sequence ATGCGAAAACTTGTTAAATCCCTGCTTGTACTGCTGTTGGTTGGCCTGCTTGTGGCCGGTTGCGGCGGCGCGACGAAGAAAAAGATTGTTGTCGGGCTTGATGACAACTTCCCGCCGATGGGGTTCCGCGATGACAAAAACAATATTGTTGGTTTCGATGTGGATATGGCCAAGGAAGCAGCCAAGCGGCTGGGCATGGAAGTAGAATTTAAGCCGATTGACTGGAACAGCAAGGAAGCCGAGCTGAACGGCAAACGGGTGGATGTGCTGTGGAACGGTCTGACCATTACCGAGAAACGGAAAGAAAATATCGCTTTTACCAAACCGTATATGGAAAACCGCCAAATTATCGTGGTAAATGCCAACTCGCCGATTAAGAGCAAGGCCGATTTGGCCGGCAAGGTCGTAGGGGTGCAGGACGGCAGCAGCAGCGTTGAGGCAGTGGAAAAAGATGCGGCTGCCCTTAAGAGCTTTAAAGAGCTGAAAAAGTACCCTGATAATGTGGCGGCGCTCATGGACTTAAAAGCCGGGCGGCTTGACGCGGTCGTGGTGGATGAAATTGTCGGTCGCTATTATATCGCCAAGAAGCCGGGCGAATATGCCATCCTTGCTGACAACTTTGGCTCGGAAGAGTATGGCGTAGGTCTCAGAAAAGATGACAAAGAACTGCTGGATAAGCTGCAAAAAGTGCTGGACGAGATGAAAAAGGACGGTACGGCGGCAAAAATTTCCAAGCAATGGTTTGGCGCTGATATTGTAAAATAG
- a CDS encoding amino acid ABC transporter permease yields MTYVMEILDPMLAGTAVTLEMFFVTIVLSLPLGLLLALARISRFGVLRGAVGVYIWLLRGTPLMLQLLFVYFGLPFIPYIGVRLPDFPAAVVAFVLNYAAYFAEIFRAGIQSIDRGQYEAAKALGMTYVQTMRRIILPQVVKRVLPPVSNETITLVKDTSLIYVLAMNDLLRTARSIVQRDFNTTAFIVAAVFYLVMTLVLTWLFQKLEQRYAVYDE; encoded by the coding sequence ATGACGTATGTGATGGAAATTTTGGATCCCATGCTGGCCGGGACAGCGGTGACGCTTGAGATGTTTTTTGTGACCATTGTTCTTTCCTTGCCGCTGGGACTACTACTGGCCCTGGCCCGTATTTCCCGGTTCGGAGTGCTGCGGGGGGCGGTGGGGGTATATATTTGGCTGCTCAGGGGAACGCCGCTGATGCTCCAGCTGCTGTTTGTGTATTTTGGCTTGCCCTTTATTCCCTATATCGGCGTCAGGCTGCCTGACTTTCCGGCGGCGGTGGTGGCCTTTGTTCTCAACTATGCCGCCTATTTTGCCGAGATTTTCCGCGCCGGGATCCAATCGATTGATCGCGGACAGTATGAAGCCGCCAAGGCCCTCGGCATGACCTATGTCCAGACCATGCGCCGCATCATTTTGCCGCAGGTAGTAAAACGGGTATTGCCGCCGGTGAGCAATGAGACCATTACCCTGGTCAAGGACACATCCCTGATTTACGTCCTGGCGATGAATGACCTGCTCAGAACCGCTCGGTCCATCGTTCAGCGTGATTTCAATACAACGGCCTTTATTGTGGCTGCCGTGTTTTATCTGGTTATGACGCTGGTGCTCACCTGGCTGTTCCAGAAACTGGAGCAGCGGTATGCGGTATATGATGAATAG
- a CDS encoding amino acid ABC transporter ATP-binding protein — translation MQMIKVNDIHKSFHKLEVLKGISLEVQKGEVVAIIGPSGSGKSTFLRCLNRLETIDRGTIEIEGEVLAAPGPDGKICYAPEEQARRICRKMGMVFQQFNLFPHLTVLENVIEAPLVVKGVKREDIVPEAEELLRKVGLLDKRDSYPSRLSGGQKQRVAIARALAMKPDIMLFDEPTSALDPELTGEVLRAMRQLAEEHMTMLVVTHEMAFAREVASRVVFMDKGEIIEAGTPAEIFSRPAHPRTQAFLNNML, via the coding sequence ATGCAGATGATTAAGGTCAACGACATTCATAAAAGTTTTCATAAATTAGAAGTATTAAAAGGTATTTCGCTGGAAGTGCAAAAAGGCGAAGTTGTCGCCATTATCGGGCCGTCCGGTTCGGGAAAAAGCACTTTTCTGCGCTGTCTTAACCGGTTAGAAACCATTGACCGGGGGACGATCGAGATCGAAGGGGAAGTGCTGGCCGCCCCCGGCCCGGACGGTAAGATCTGCTACGCACCGGAAGAACAGGCACGGCGGATTTGCCGCAAGATGGGGATGGTGTTTCAGCAGTTTAATTTGTTCCCCCATTTGACGGTATTGGAAAACGTCATCGAAGCGCCGCTGGTGGTAAAAGGGGTTAAACGGGAGGACATTGTGCCGGAAGCGGAAGAACTGCTGCGCAAGGTGGGACTTCTCGACAAACGGGACAGCTATCCGTCTAGGCTCTCCGGCGGCCAAAAGCAGCGGGTGGCCATTGCCCGGGCGCTGGCCATGAAACCGGACATCATGCTTTTTGACGAGCCGACTTCGGCCTTGGATCCCGAACTGACCGGCGAAGTGCTGCGGGCCATGCGGCAGCTGGCCGAAGAACATATGACGATGCTGGTCGTGACCCACGAAATGGCCTTTGCCCGGGAAGTCGCGAGCCGTGTTGTTTTCATGGATAAAGGCGAAATTATTGAGGCGGGAACACCGGCCGAAATTTTTAGCCGTCCGGCCCATCCCAGGACGCAGGCCTTTCTCAACAATATGCTGTGA
- the hrpB gene encoding ATP-dependent helicase HrpB, translating into MTSLLHLPIEPVIPDLKEALRRQTNAVLVAPPGSGKTTRIPLALLDEPWLAGQRVLMLEPRRLAARAAARYMAASLGEQVGETVGYRVRLDTRVGANTRVEVITEGVLTRLLQADPALEGVGLVIFDEFHERNIHADLGLTMCLQAQAVLRPDLRLLVMSATLDAAPVAALLGDAPVLTGTGAAYPVETRYLDRPVEEGRRETVIVDTIIEALTAAPGDILVFLPGAAEIRRVEAAIAARGLGANVRVAPLYGMLPLAAQDLAIAPSPPGQRKVVLATSIAETSLTVEGVRTVIDSGLMRVSRFSPRTGMTRLETAMVSRAVADQRRGRAGRLAPGVCYRLWTKQEDARLAPRNTPEILEADLAPLALELAVWGVADPAELSWLDPPPAAAFAQARELLQRLGALGRDGAVTPHGRRMAAMGLHPRLAHMVLRAIPLGLGGLACELAVLLSERDILRSSGGASDADLRLRVEALRLAGQAERDNPAHMVDWAAVRRLRAELDYLRRLFGIAGQEAGDTNACGLLLAFAYPDRIGQRRENGRFLLASGRGAAVAGMQALADAPYLVAAELDDQGTESRILLAAPVDFATLKQHFADQIEETVTVVWDRAAQAVRARKYERLGALILREVPVADPAPEDVLAALLAGIAEAGLDILPWTRAASQLRQRINFMHRLEPGWPDMSDEALIETLDSWLGPYLYGISGRDGLARLNLVTIIESTLTWDQRRELDECAPTHIVVPSGQRIPVDYSDPAAPVLAVRLQEMFGLTETPRIARGRVPLTLHLLSPAHRPVQVTRDLASFWRGAYFEVRKDLLGRYPKHYWPDDPLAATPTHRVRPRT; encoded by the coding sequence GTGACTTCTTTGCTGCATCTACCTATCGAACCGGTCATCCCGGACTTGAAGGAGGCACTGCGCCGCCAGACCAATGCGGTACTGGTCGCGCCGCCAGGCTCCGGAAAAACAACCCGCATTCCGTTGGCCTTACTGGACGAACCCTGGCTGGCCGGACAGCGCGTTCTAATGTTGGAGCCTCGCCGTTTGGCGGCGCGGGCCGCCGCGCGCTATATGGCCGCGTCTCTAGGGGAACAGGTAGGGGAGACGGTAGGGTACCGGGTTCGGCTCGATACCCGGGTGGGCGCCAATACCCGTGTCGAAGTCATCACCGAAGGGGTGTTGACTCGTCTGCTGCAGGCCGATCCGGCCCTCGAAGGCGTTGGCCTGGTGATTTTTGACGAATTCCACGAACGCAACATCCATGCTGACCTGGGGCTGACCATGTGTCTGCAGGCGCAAGCCGTGCTCAGGCCCGACCTAAGGCTGCTGGTTATGTCGGCCACGCTGGACGCGGCGCCGGTGGCGGCGCTTTTAGGCGACGCGCCGGTTTTGACCGGCACGGGAGCTGCTTATCCGGTCGAGACCCGCTACCTCGATCGCCCGGTTGAAGAAGGACGACGCGAAACAGTCATTGTTGATACAATTATCGAAGCGCTTACGGCCGCGCCGGGCGATATTCTCGTTTTTCTGCCGGGTGCGGCGGAAATCCGCCGGGTTGAAGCGGCTATAGCCGCGCGCGGTCTGGGCGCAAATGTGCGCGTGGCGCCGCTCTACGGGATGCTGCCCCTGGCGGCACAGGACCTGGCGATTGCGCCTAGTCCGCCGGGGCAGCGCAAAGTCGTGCTGGCCACGTCTATCGCCGAGACCAGCTTAACGGTTGAGGGAGTACGGACGGTTATTGACAGCGGGCTTATGCGCGTTTCCCGTTTTTCGCCGCGGACGGGCATGACCCGCCTGGAGACCGCTATGGTATCACGGGCGGTAGCCGACCAACGGCGGGGGCGGGCCGGGCGACTCGCTCCCGGCGTGTGTTACCGGCTTTGGACGAAACAAGAAGATGCACGGCTGGCTCCGCGCAATACCCCGGAGATTTTGGAAGCTGATCTGGCGCCGCTGGCGCTTGAACTGGCCGTCTGGGGCGTAGCCGACCCGGCCGAACTTTCCTGGCTTGACCCGCCGCCGGCCGCCGCTTTCGCCCAAGCCCGGGAACTGTTGCAGCGACTCGGCGCGCTGGGGCGGGACGGCGCTGTTACGCCCCATGGCCGGCGTATGGCCGCCATGGGGCTGCATCCCCGGCTGGCGCATATGGTTCTCCGGGCCATACCGCTCGGCTTGGGCGGATTGGCCTGCGAGCTGGCGGTACTTTTAAGCGAACGGGACATACTGCGCAGCAGTGGGGGCGCTTCCGACGCGGACCTAAGGCTGCGCGTCGAAGCCCTCCGCCTTGCCGGTCAAGCCGAACGGGACAATCCGGCCCATATGGTTGATTGGGCGGCGGTACGGCGGCTGCGGGCCGAGCTTGACTACTTGCGGCGCTTATTTGGCATAGCCGGGCAAGAAGCGGGCGATACTAATGCTTGTGGCTTACTGCTCGCGTTTGCCTACCCGGACCGGATCGGCCAGCGCCGGGAAAACGGCCGGTTTCTCCTGGCGAGCGGCCGTGGCGCCGCCGTAGCCGGGATGCAGGCTTTGGCCGACGCGCCGTACTTAGTTGCGGCCGAACTGGACGACCAGGGGACGGAGAGCCGCATTTTACTGGCGGCGCCGGTTGACTTCGCCACTTTAAAACAGCATTTTGCCGACCAGATTGAAGAAACGGTTACCGTCGTTTGGGACCGGGCGGCGCAGGCCGTGCGCGCCCGCAAATACGAGCGGCTCGGTGCGCTGATTCTTAGGGAAGTTCCTGTGGCCGATCCGGCGCCGGAAGATGTGCTGGCAGCGCTGCTTGCCGGCATCGCCGAAGCCGGCCTGGACATTTTGCCGTGGACGCGGGCGGCCAGCCAGCTGCGGCAGCGCATTAACTTCATGCACCGGTTGGAGCCAGGCTGGCCTGATATGAGTGATGAGGCTCTCATTGAAACTCTTGACAGTTGGCTTGGTCCCTACCTTTACGGCATCAGCGGCCGCGACGGTCTCGCACGCTTGAACCTTGTAACAATTATTGAATCGACGCTGACTTGGGACCAGCGCCGGGAACTGGACGAGTGTGCTCCGACCCATATCGTTGTTCCCAGCGGCCAGCGCATACCGGTTGATTATAGCGATCCGGCCGCCCCGGTTCTGGCCGTGCGACTGCAGGAAATGTTCGGACTAACCGAAACGCCGCGGATTGCCCGCGGCCGCGTGCCGCTTACCTTGCACCTATTGTCGCCGGCGCATCGGCCGGTGCAGGTGACGCGGGATCTAGCCAGCTTCTGGCGCGGCGCTTATTTCGAAGTGCGCAAAGACCTTCTCGGCCGTTACCCGAAGCACTACTGGCCCGACGATCCGCT